From Sphingomonas hengshuiensis, one genomic window encodes:
- a CDS encoding bile acid:sodium symporter family protein, which yields MGYAELMALMGNWLLPGSLIAVMASMGLSLTADDFRQVFRNKRALIFGVCSMLIVPPLIGLTLALTVAPTPALAVGFVLLATTPGGMLSNLFTDMAKGDLALSMSMTLLLSMLYIFVVPFYAHFALLHFMGLRADVDVPLASFFWNIFSITVLPAATGFIIRALRPDFAIWFKRYLKNGATIVLFTSFGFILFDQVPVLRQNLGALFWITVTLNVVMVGVVMTIVRFAGFSRRENVAIGIEHLMRQEGTAIFIAVTIVHNNEMSLPMIMNTPVALCVVLLFVAAARRSELAARPAPATA from the coding sequence ATGGGTTATGCCGAGCTGATGGCGTTGATGGGAAACTGGCTGTTGCCGGGATCGCTGATCGCAGTGATGGCCTCAATGGGGCTATCGCTGACCGCCGACGATTTCCGCCAGGTTTTCCGCAACAAGCGGGCGTTGATCTTCGGCGTGTGCTCGATGCTGATCGTGCCGCCGCTGATCGGGCTGACGCTGGCGCTGACCGTCGCGCCGACGCCTGCGCTGGCGGTCGGCTTCGTGCTGCTGGCGACGACGCCGGGTGGGATGTTGTCCAACCTCTTCACCGACATGGCGAAGGGCGATCTGGCGCTGTCGATGTCGATGACGCTGCTGCTCAGCATGCTCTACATCTTCGTCGTGCCCTTTTACGCCCATTTCGCGCTGCTCCATTTCATGGGGCTGCGCGCGGACGTCGACGTGCCGCTGGCATCGTTTTTCTGGAATATCTTCTCGATCACGGTGCTCCCCGCCGCGACCGGGTTCATCATCCGCGCGCTGCGCCCCGACTTCGCGATCTGGTTCAAGCGCTACCTCAAGAACGGCGCGACGATCGTGCTGTTCACGTCGTTCGGCTTCATCCTGTTCGACCAGGTGCCGGTGCTGCGCCAGAATCTGGGGGCGCTGTTCTGGATCACCGTGACGCTGAACGTCGTGATGGTCGGCGTGGTGATGACGATCGTGCGCTTCGCCGGGTTCTCGCGGCGCGAGAATGTCGCGATCGGGATCGAGCATCTGATGCGGCAGGAGGGCACGGCGATCTTCATCGCAGTGACCATCGTCCACAATAACGAGATGTCGCTGCCGATGATCATGAACACGCCCGTGGCGTTGTGCGTCGTGCTGCTGTTCGTCGCCGCCGCGCGGCGGAGCGAGTTGGCCGCGCGTCCGGCGCCGGCAACTGCTTAG
- a CDS encoding DUF3830 family protein, producing the protein MRIIRFVEPRSGLSARCQLLDEAAPESCAFLWDLASRGAGFEAMHAIWTGPEISVPMPASTLPTGMAAPAIPFENATSYPDAGDIVLAYLGAGSTKGLPPGAFYDIGIFYGSGGRLLMPFGWIQANVCARILPEDLAKAQADCRSIRRSGACTLSLETA; encoded by the coding sequence ATGCGTATCATTCGATTTGTCGAGCCCCGGTCGGGACTTTCCGCGCGCTGCCAGCTTCTGGACGAGGCCGCGCCCGAAAGCTGCGCGTTCCTGTGGGACCTGGCCTCGCGAGGCGCGGGGTTCGAGGCGATGCACGCGATCTGGACCGGGCCGGAGATTTCGGTGCCGATGCCCGCCAGCACGCTGCCCACGGGCATGGCCGCGCCCGCAATTCCGTTCGAGAATGCGACGTCCTATCCCGATGCGGGGGACATCGTGCTCGCCTATCTCGGCGCGGGCAGCACCAAGGGGCTGCCGCCCGGCGCGTTCTATGACATCGGCATTTTCTACGGCTCCGGCGGTCGGCTGCTGATGCCGTTCGGCTGGATCCAGGCGAATGTCTGTGCCCGCATCCTGCCCGAGGATCTGGCCAAGGCCCAGGCCGATTGCCGCAGCATCCGCCGCAGCGGCGCCTGTACCCTTTCCCTCGAAACCGCCTGA
- a CDS encoding DUF885 family protein, whose product MLACAAVLGAAPVRAQPAVQALGADFWAWRASTQPATSDDIPRIARPAAWVPDWSPIAVQAQKAKLAAFEQRWKALADAPRTVPETVDYRLVGSALSRVRWELDHVAAWKRQPHFYVAQALNPIFELLLPPPPVERARIDAVLRLLERVPATLAAGQANLTDMRGPFVDVALHQVADVPASLRGMAAGLAPFVDARQQRRMQAAVAQAITAFDGYARFLTARRKGLPEATAVGRDSYRYFLDQVALYPYSPEQLTVLGRAEWSRAVLFEELERNRNRALPELPIGASVGAVVSRLDAEERKVRHYLTDQRLLTVPDWVGHYNARPFPAYLAPIGWLGRTFDLTSEARLGQNATVYLPDPSPKLGYFNLSITRDPRPIIVHEGVPGHFFQLSLSWANPDKLRRHYYDSGANEGTGFYAEEMMLQSGLWADAPKTREMLYNFGRLRALRVEVDVRLALGEFTIAQAADYLEAMVPMDRATAEEEATFFAAAPGQAISYQIGKVQTLEFLAEARVREGKDFDLRRFHDYLWLNGNVPIALQKQEYLSMVDGK is encoded by the coding sequence ATGCTGGCCTGCGCGGCGGTGCTCGGCGCGGCGCCGGTGCGTGCGCAGCCCGCGGTGCAGGCGCTCGGCGCCGACTTCTGGGCATGGCGCGCAAGCACCCAGCCGGCGACCAGCGACGACATTCCGCGCATCGCCCGGCCAGCCGCGTGGGTGCCCGACTGGTCCCCCATCGCGGTGCAGGCGCAAAAGGCGAAGCTGGCGGCGTTCGAGCAGCGGTGGAAGGCTCTGGCCGACGCGCCGCGCACGGTGCCCGAAACGGTCGATTACCGGTTGGTCGGATCGGCGCTTTCGCGCGTGCGCTGGGAGCTCGACCATGTCGCCGCGTGGAAGCGCCAGCCCCATTTCTACGTCGCGCAGGCGCTCAACCCGATCTTCGAACTGCTGCTGCCGCCGCCGCCGGTCGAGCGCGCGCGGATCGACGCGGTCCTGCGGCTGCTCGAACGCGTCCCCGCGACGCTGGCGGCGGGGCAGGCCAACCTCACCGACATGCGCGGCCCGTTCGTCGACGTGGCGCTGCACCAGGTCGCCGATGTCCCCGCCAGCCTGCGCGGGATGGCGGCGGGGCTCGCCCCCTTTGTCGACGCCCGCCAGCAGCGCCGCATGCAGGCGGCAGTCGCGCAGGCGATCACTGCGTTCGACGGCTACGCGCGCTTCCTGACCGCACGCCGCAAGGGGCTTCCCGAAGCGACCGCAGTGGGGCGCGACAGCTATCGCTACTTCCTCGATCAGGTCGCGCTCTATCCCTATTCGCCCGAGCAACTGACGGTCCTGGGTCGCGCGGAATGGTCGCGGGCGGTGCTGTTCGAGGAGCTGGAGCGCAATCGCAACCGGGCGCTGCCCGAATTGCCGATCGGTGCATCGGTCGGCGCGGTGGTCTCGCGGTTGGACGCAGAGGAGCGCAAGGTCCGCCACTATCTGACGGATCAGCGCCTGCTGACGGTTCCGGATTGGGTGGGGCATTACAATGCGCGCCCATTCCCCGCCTATCTGGCGCCGATCGGCTGGCTCGGGCGCACCTTCGACCTCACCAGCGAAGCCCGGCTCGGCCAGAATGCGACGGTCTATCTGCCCGACCCGTCGCCGAAGCTCGGCTATTTCAACTTGTCGATCACGCGCGATCCGCGCCCGATCATCGTCCATGAGGGCGTGCCGGGGCATTTCTTCCAACTCAGCCTGAGCTGGGCGAACCCCGACAAGCTGCGCCGCCATTACTATGACAGCGGCGCAAACGAAGGCACCGGCTTCTACGCCGAGGAGATGATGCTCCAGTCCGGGCTGTGGGCGGATGCGCCGAAGACGCGCGAGATGCTCTATAATTTCGGGCGGCTGCGTGCGCTGCGCGTCGAAGTCGATGTACGGCTGGCGCTGGGTGAGTTCACGATCGCGCAGGCCGCCGACTATCTGGAAGCGATGGTACCGATGGACCGCGCCACCGCCGAGGAGGAAGCGACCTTCTTCGCGGCGGCGCCGGGGCAGGCGATCAGCTACCAGATCGGCAAGGTCCAGACGCTGGAGTTCCTCGCCGAGGCGCGGGTTCGCGAAGGCAAGGATTTCGATCTCCGCCGATTCCACGATTATCTCTGGCTGAACGGCAACGTCCCGATCGCGCTGCAGAAGCAGGAATATCTTTCGATGGTCGACGGAAAGTAG
- a CDS encoding prolyl oligopeptidase family serine peptidase, which produces MISYSVSGRALVVALMLATAGPVNIAAAQTQSHAPAQGTAKVPGTTLSIDELYRAKSLIGTTPEGYSWSADGATLLFLWNDEGYGFRDIWSYSVKTGKKTRLTMLGRDAKPEQRGIGQAVFLDRGRVAFTLGGQLHIRSANGTVTKVETDKQGIRKLAVSPDGRQLAFVSGTPADPRNRVAPGGLLWVRDTAATAGNVARRVAGDDDPKVYVDSFHWSDDSRAIAFEQADDRLMPERDIYYYAKGELQNNRVIRAFPGDETTKTRIGIVDLASGTTRFYERPEAKDPVWDYGLSRDGKRLFISGSDMEAKAHTVYVYDVASAARETFYTLREPKHLRPDWKVAWAPGDNGLILLTDRDGWLHLYHQPSAKAKPRQITSGKWEIASFEVDAAHNQLYFVSNQSYLSDRQLYRVPVAGGRIERVSTAAAGTNEPVYAPDFRHAANFYTNDTTPGELYLLDLAKPGSATQVTKSPQPEFYAQIWANIGYVEFPSHVDGLPLVGRLSLPANYDSTKRYPLIVGSVYSDAVQNQWGGRRAHPTWGIDQYFVAQGYIVLNVNVRGSWGQGRDHNQTQYNSYGETDINDLESGVRYLVDKGYVDPKRVGIWGSSYGGLMTIMSLSKKPGVYAAGIAGAPATNVWHAYPAQQWIMGPPTGKDMPARYEAQSALYQAQGIKDPLMIIHGTRDPVVLYSDTVALTEKMIAREQMFELVTLPGANHGWDTEGLDQTRFAFKKMADFFDRTVKNKK; this is translated from the coding sequence ATGATCAGCTATAGTGTTTCCGGTCGCGCGCTCGTCGTTGCGCTGATGCTCGCAACAGCGGGGCCGGTGAATATCGCCGCCGCCCAGACACAGTCGCACGCCCCGGCGCAGGGGACCGCGAAGGTGCCCGGTACGACGCTCTCGATCGACGAGTTGTATCGGGCCAAGAGCCTGATCGGCACCACGCCAGAGGGCTATAGCTGGTCCGCGGATGGCGCCACATTGCTGTTCCTGTGGAACGACGAGGGCTATGGCTTTCGCGATATCTGGTCCTATTCGGTCAAGACCGGAAAGAAGACCCGGCTGACGATGCTCGGGCGCGATGCCAAGCCCGAGCAGCGCGGCATCGGCCAGGCGGTGTTCCTCGATCGCGGCCGCGTCGCCTTCACGCTGGGCGGCCAGCTCCATATCCGCAGCGCCAACGGCACCGTGACCAAGGTGGAAACCGACAAGCAGGGCATCCGCAAGCTCGCAGTCTCGCCCGACGGACGGCAGCTGGCGTTTGTCTCGGGCACCCCCGCCGATCCGCGCAATCGCGTGGCGCCGGGCGGGCTGCTGTGGGTGCGCGACACCGCCGCGACGGCGGGCAATGTCGCGCGGCGCGTGGCGGGCGACGACGACCCCAAAGTCTATGTCGACAGCTTCCATTGGTCCGACGATTCACGCGCGATCGCGTTCGAACAGGCCGACGACCGGCTGATGCCCGAGCGCGACATCTATTATTACGCCAAGGGCGAACTCCAGAACAACCGCGTGATCCGCGCCTTTCCCGGCGATGAGACGACCAAGACGCGGATCGGAATCGTCGACCTCGCATCGGGCACCACGCGCTTCTACGAGCGACCCGAGGCGAAGGACCCCGTGTGGGACTATGGCCTGTCGCGCGACGGCAAGCGGCTGTTCATCAGCGGCTCCGACATGGAGGCGAAGGCGCACACGGTCTATGTCTATGACGTGGCGTCCGCGGCGCGGGAGACCTTCTACACGCTGCGCGAGCCCAAGCATCTGCGCCCCGACTGGAAGGTCGCCTGGGCCCCCGGCGACAACGGCCTGATCCTCCTGACCGATCGCGACGGGTGGCTGCACCTCTATCACCAGCCCAGCGCAAAGGCGAAGCCGCGCCAGATCACGAGCGGCAAGTGGGAGATTGCCAGCTTCGAAGTCGATGCCGCGCACAATCAGCTCTATTTCGTGTCGAACCAGTCCTATCTGTCGGATCGCCAGCTCTATCGGGTGCCGGTGGCCGGCGGGCGGATCGAGCGCGTGAGCACCGCCGCGGCGGGCACCAACGAGCCGGTCTATGCGCCCGATTTCCGGCATGCCGCCAATTTCTACACCAACGATACGACGCCCGGCGAACTCTATCTGCTCGACCTCGCCAAGCCGGGCAGTGCGACGCAGGTCACCAAATCCCCGCAGCCCGAATTCTACGCCCAGATCTGGGCGAATATCGGCTATGTCGAGTTTCCGAGCCATGTCGACGGCCTCCCGCTTGTCGGGCGGCTGAGCTTGCCGGCCAATTACGATTCCACGAAGCGCTATCCGCTGATCGTCGGGTCGGTCTATTCGGACGCAGTGCAGAACCAATGGGGCGGGCGCCGCGCGCATCCGACCTGGGGCATCGACCAATATTTCGTCGCGCAGGGCTATATCGTCCTGAACGTCAACGTCCGCGGTTCCTGGGGGCAGGGCCGCGACCATAACCAGACCCAGTATAACAGCTATGGCGAGACCGACATCAACGACCTGGAGAGCGGCGTCCGCTATCTGGTCGACAAGGGCTATGTTGATCCGAAGCGCGTCGGGATCTGGGGGTCGAGCTATGGCGGGCTGATGACGATCATGTCGCTGTCGAAGAAGCCGGGCGTCTATGCCGCCGGCATCGCGGGGGCGCCGGCAACCAATGTCTGGCATGCTTATCCCGCGCAGCAATGGATCATGGGGCCACCCACCGGCAAGGACATGCCCGCCCGCTACGAAGCCCAGTCGGCGCTGTACCAGGCGCAGGGGATCAAGGACCCGCTGATGATCATCCACGGCACCCGCGACCCCGTGGTGCTCTATTCGGACACCGTCGCGCTCACCGAAAAGATGATCGCCCGCGAACAGATGTTCGAACTCGTGACGCTTCCCGGCGCGAACCATGGCTGGGATACCGAGGGGCTGGACCAGACTCGGTTCGCATTCAAGAAAATGGCCGATTTCTTCGACCGCACCGTCAAGAACAAGAAATAG
- a CDS encoding TonB-dependent receptor plug domain-containing protein produces MRTNRISATQIALRGSSALLAAALAMGSALAQTTDSASASPEENESITVTGSRIPRPDVDSNSPVNVIGSEEIRQTAALETEQLLNALPQAVAGAGAQSNAGNGSATVNLRNLGAARTLVLQNGRRIVGSSQDGVVDLNMIPPSLIERVEVVTGGASAVYGSDAMAGVVNFVTKTDFSGLELGAQYGITDRGDGRRYNLEFTVGGNFADGRGNMVFTGSYYDRSMIKGAARDHASLYLVDAVQNGVGVLVPGGNGVTPQGTIFTPALVGKKDQFGNTIGTAGIFFAPEGWRAYTTADGFNDRPYTNLQMPMKRWQGSIIGHYDVAEGITAFWEGAYVRNEINSTLGAVPMSSSGFIPGFQLDLRNPYLAPSLRSFLSTNLDSDGDNLVTLNINRRLLDFGSRTDDQTREFSRFVAGFKGALTDRLNWEVFYNQGDVSITEVQGGGVLIDNFANSFLTNPSNPYDCATTDPRCVTINPFGLNSMTKPMIDYIYTNLTNITRLHQKQAGASVTGTLFSLPAGNVGISVGAEYRKESSTFTPDQLYIQGKALSRSAGIQATGGSFDVKEVYGELVVPILADLPFVNLLAFEGGIRYSDYSTAGGVTSWKAGGEYSPVSGLKFRGLYQRAVRAPNVIELYSGTTNTAPQATDFCNAGPSRTAAERTFCINSLGVPASVIDVFQQENVQIRALTGGNPNLQEETSDTWSVGAVLRPSFVPNLQMTVDYYNIKIDGAIAAFGGGLQSVITACRANLSMSNIFCQPLNKRTPDGQLYDVALLNANIASMETSGVDFRLDYRTDIGSLGRLSYYLAGSYLIKSVVQSSPIVAAIDCAGYIGGGSCGNANPIWRFTQRLSWDVNDAFQVSVRHRFLDSVKDGRIAAAKASKAAMPLLAVTETGQISYFDLSMSYDMDSSFTLYGNVDNLGDHNPPFQLYERDTYDAIGRRFTIGFRKKF; encoded by the coding sequence ATGCGGACTAATCGGATTTCGGCGACGCAAATCGCACTAAGGGGTAGCTCGGCACTGCTGGCGGCAGCATTGGCGATGGGAAGCGCGCTGGCGCAGACGACGGACAGCGCTTCTGCGAGCCCCGAGGAAAATGAATCGATCACCGTCACCGGGTCGCGCATCCCGCGCCCCGACGTCGATTCGAACAGCCCGGTCAACGTGATCGGCAGCGAGGAAATCCGCCAGACCGCCGCACTCGAGACCGAGCAGCTGCTTAATGCGCTGCCCCAGGCCGTGGCCGGAGCGGGCGCGCAGTCGAACGCGGGCAATGGCTCGGCGACGGTCAACCTGCGCAATCTGGGCGCCGCGCGTACGCTGGTCCTGCAGAACGGTCGCCGCATCGTCGGATCGAGCCAGGACGGCGTCGTCGATCTTAACATGATCCCGCCCTCGCTGATCGAGCGCGTTGAAGTCGTCACCGGCGGCGCCTCCGCCGTCTATGGCTCGGACGCGATGGCCGGTGTCGTCAACTTCGTCACCAAGACCGATTTCTCGGGGCTCGAACTCGGCGCCCAATATGGCATCACCGACCGGGGCGACGGTCGCCGCTACAATCTCGAATTCACCGTCGGCGGCAATTTCGCCGATGGCCGCGGCAACATGGTCTTCACCGGCAGCTATTACGACCGCTCGATGATCAAGGGCGCCGCCCGCGACCATGCCAGCCTGTATCTGGTCGACGCGGTGCAGAACGGCGTGGGCGTGCTCGTCCCCGGTGGTAACGGCGTCACGCCGCAGGGCACGATCTTCACGCCCGCGCTGGTCGGCAAGAAGGACCAGTTCGGCAACACGATCGGCACCGCCGGCATCTTCTTCGCGCCCGAGGGATGGCGCGCCTATACGACGGCGGACGGCTTCAACGACCGCCCCTATACCAACCTCCAGATGCCGATGAAGCGCTGGCAGGGATCGATCATCGGCCATTACGACGTCGCCGAAGGCATCACCGCCTTCTGGGAAGGCGCCTATGTCCGCAACGAGATCAACTCGACGCTGGGCGCGGTGCCGATGAGCAGCTCGGGCTTCATCCCGGGATTCCAGCTCGATCTGCGTAACCCCTATCTCGCACCGTCGCTGCGGAGTTTCCTGAGCACCAACCTCGACAGCGACGGCGACAATCTGGTCACGCTGAACATCAACCGCCGCCTGCTCGACTTCGGTTCGCGCACCGACGACCAGACGCGCGAATTCTCGCGCTTCGTCGCGGGTTTCAAGGGCGCGCTGACCGACCGGCTGAACTGGGAAGTCTTTTACAACCAGGGCGATGTCTCGATCACCGAGGTCCAGGGCGGTGGCGTGCTGATCGACAATTTCGCGAACAGCTTCCTCACCAACCCCAGCAATCCCTATGATTGCGCGACCACCGATCCCCGCTGCGTCACGATCAACCCGTTCGGGCTGAATTCGATGACCAAGCCGATGATCGACTATATCTATACCAACCTGACCAACATCACGCGCCTCCACCAGAAGCAGGCGGGCGCGAGCGTCACGGGCACGTTGTTCAGCCTGCCGGCCGGTAATGTCGGCATCTCGGTCGGTGCCGAATATCGCAAGGAAAGCTCCACCTTCACGCCGGATCAGCTCTATATCCAGGGCAAGGCGCTCTCGCGCTCGGCGGGTATCCAGGCGACCGGCGGCAGCTTCGACGTCAAGGAAGTCTATGGCGAGCTCGTCGTGCCGATCCTGGCCGACTTGCCGTTCGTCAACCTGCTCGCGTTCGAAGGCGGCATCCGGTATTCGGACTACTCGACTGCGGGCGGCGTGACCTCATGGAAGGCCGGCGGCGAATATTCGCCGGTATCGGGCCTCAAGTTCCGCGGCCTCTACCAGCGGGCGGTGCGCGCGCCGAACGTGATCGAGCTGTACTCGGGCACCACCAACACCGCACCGCAGGCGACCGATTTCTGCAACGCCGGGCCCAGCCGCACGGCGGCGGAGCGGACCTTCTGCATCAACTCGCTGGGCGTGCCCGCGAGCGTGATCGACGTGTTCCAGCAGGAGAATGTCCAGATCCGCGCGCTGACCGGCGGCAACCCGAACCTTCAGGAAGAGACGTCGGACACCTGGTCGGTGGGTGCGGTGCTCCGCCCGTCCTTCGTGCCGAACCTCCAGATGACCGTCGACTATTACAACATCAAGATCGACGGCGCGATCGCGGCGTTCGGCGGCGGGTTGCAGTCGGTCATCACCGCCTGCCGCGCCAATTTGTCGATGAGCAACATCTTCTGCCAGCCGCTCAACAAGCGTACGCCCGACGGCCAGCTCTATGACGTCGCGCTGCTCAACGCCAACATCGCGTCGATGGAGACGTCGGGGGTCGATTTCCGGCTCGATTACCGCACCGATATCGGGTCGCTGGGTCGCCTGAGCTATTATCTGGCGGGCAGCTACCTGATCAAGAGCGTGGTCCAGAGCAGCCCGATCGTCGCGGCGATCGATTGCGCGGGCTATATCGGCGGCGGCAGCTGCGGCAACGCCAACCCGATCTGGCGCTTTACCCAGCGGCTCAGCTGGGACGTGAACGATGCGTTCCAGGTCTCGGTCCGCCACCGCTTCCTCGACTCGGTGAAGGACGGGCGTATCGCCGCGGCCAAGGCGTCGAAGGCTGCGATGCCGCTGCTTGCGGTGACGGAGACGGGCCAGATCAGCTATTTCGATCTGAGCATGTCCTACGACATGGATTCCAGCTTCACCCTCTATGGCAATGTCGACAATCTCGGCGACCACAACCCTCCGTTCCAGCTGTACGAGCGGGATACCTATGACGCGATCGGTCGTCGCTTCACGATCGGCTTCCGCAAGAAGTTCTAA
- a CDS encoding DUF885 family protein — protein sequence MAKGTRVALASLLLGCTALSAWIAPAASAQVAAQPAGPPNGTGSYDGLVALFAEFNGWKDPKPVDGVVDYSPATVEKRRAELRALQARLPDFAVAKWDRHQQANYLAVRAQLDQQDFILNVTKPWARDPGMYVDELQRLAYAELPLKPDALPAYRARLRSIPAYLAQARINLDAVASDYADLALHSLSHGDGVGHGMPYRAVEPEGLIGWFADLHARAAKQQPALVPDIAAAEKAIAGFRDWLTANRPKMTARAGVGKPAYDWFLTNVRLMPYTSDQVVDLAQRELERHWANYTTERHRNRKLPELQLPKSAAEYEAQLAGTDAKIRKWLVDEEIITVPDYIPKTYQELGYNAPWIVRPTGPMFWEQVQFRDVSPDHLHATFPGHRFDGMTAKHVTDPIRRAISDSGRTEGWGFYLEETALQLGLFDDRPRTRELIYIFGLFRAARTMGDVRMQRNEMTVAETMTFWKRWTPYLDDNVARSDAGIYIRRPPGYGMTYTIGMMQLQKLMVDRKRQLGDAFRIRDYHDYLMTTGRLPVSLLRYDLTGFDDEVQRFWAHTPLSELKR from the coding sequence ATGGCGAAGGGCACTCGCGTTGCGCTGGCATCCCTGTTGCTGGGGTGTACCGCCCTTTCGGCGTGGATCGCACCGGCGGCAAGCGCGCAGGTCGCGGCGCAGCCTGCGGGTCCGCCCAACGGCACCGGCAGTTATGACGGGCTCGTCGCGCTGTTCGCCGAGTTCAATGGCTGGAAGGACCCCAAGCCCGTCGACGGCGTCGTCGATTACAGCCCGGCCACGGTCGAGAAGCGTCGCGCCGAACTGCGCGCGCTCCAGGCCCGCCTCCCCGACTTTGCGGTCGCGAAATGGGATCGGCACCAGCAGGCCAATTATCTCGCGGTGCGCGCGCAGCTCGACCAGCAGGATTTCATCCTCAACGTCACCAAGCCCTGGGCGCGCGACCCCGGCATGTATGTCGACGAGCTCCAACGCCTCGCCTATGCCGAGCTGCCGCTCAAGCCGGACGCCCTCCCCGCCTATCGCGCGCGGCTCCGGTCGATCCCCGCCTATCTGGCACAGGCGCGCATCAATCTGGACGCCGTCGCCTCCGACTATGCCGACCTCGCGCTGCACAGCCTGTCGCATGGCGACGGCGTGGGGCATGGCATGCCCTATCGCGCAGTCGAGCCCGAGGGGCTGATCGGGTGGTTCGCAGACCTGCACGCGCGCGCCGCGAAGCAGCAGCCGGCGCTGGTCCCCGACATCGCCGCTGCCGAAAAGGCGATCGCCGGCTTTCGCGACTGGCTGACTGCCAATCGCCCGAAGATGACGGCGCGGGCGGGGGTCGGCAAGCCGGCCTATGACTGGTTCCTGACCAATGTCCGGCTGATGCCCTATACTTCCGACCAGGTCGTCGACCTCGCGCAGCGCGAGCTCGAGCGGCACTGGGCGAACTACACCACCGAGCGCCACCGCAACCGCAAGCTGCCCGAGCTTCAGCTTCCCAAATCCGCCGCGGAATATGAGGCGCAGCTTGCGGGCACCGATGCCAAGATCCGCAAATGGCTGGTGGACGAGGAGATCATCACGGTCCCCGACTATATCCCCAAAACCTATCAGGAGCTCGGCTATAACGCGCCGTGGATCGTCCGCCCGACGGGGCCGATGTTCTGGGAACAGGTCCAGTTTCGCGACGTCTCGCCCGATCACCTCCACGCCACCTTCCCCGGCCATCGCTTCGACGGGATGACCGCGAAGCACGTCACCGATCCGATCCGCCGCGCGATCAGCGACAGCGGCCGCACCGAGGGCTGGGGCTTTTACCTGGAGGAGACCGCGCTCCAGCTCGGGCTGTTCGACGATCGCCCGCGGACGCGCGAGCTGATCTACATCTTCGGCCTGTTCCGCGCCGCGCGCACGATGGGCGACGTCAGGATGCAGCGCAACGAGATGACCGTCGCCGAGACGATGACGTTCTGGAAGCGATGGACGCCCTATCTCGACGACAATGTCGCGCGCTCCGATGCCGGCATCTATATCCGGCGCCCGCCGGGCTATGGCATGACCTACACCATCGGAATGATGCAGCTCCAGAAGCTGATGGTCGACCGCAAGCGCCAGTTGGGCGATGCGTTCCGGATCCGGGACTATCACGATTATCTGATGACCACCGGGCGCCTGCCGGTGTCGCTGCTGCGCTACGATCTCACCGGATTTGACGATGAGGTCCAGCGCTTCTGGGCGCATACGCCGCTGTCCGAACTCAAGCGATAA